In the Paludisphaera rhizosphaerae genome, one interval contains:
- a CDS encoding response regulator: MSKPKHCLLIVDDEPNVCDSVHDLLRREYRVLKAHSAEEGYRLMQEEEVHIVMSDQRMPQITGVELLTRLKSRYPQAVRMLFTGFADLESVIAAINQGHVFQFIRKPWQPEELLEAVRQAADEYDRLAEAASERETLLHEIEGLKSRVTCLESLVERLAEHTPDSSPGPRAS, encoded by the coding sequence ATGTCCAAACCGAAGCACTGCCTCCTGATCGTCGACGACGAGCCGAACGTCTGCGATTCGGTCCACGATCTTCTCCGTCGCGAATACCGAGTCCTCAAGGCGCACAGCGCCGAGGAGGGTTATCGGTTGATGCAGGAGGAAGAGGTCCACATCGTAATGTCGGACCAGAGGATGCCGCAGATCACGGGGGTGGAGCTGCTGACGCGGCTGAAGTCGCGTTACCCCCAGGCGGTTCGGATGCTCTTCACGGGTTTCGCCGATCTGGAGTCGGTGATCGCGGCGATCAACCAGGGGCACGTTTTCCAGTTTATCCGTAAGCCTTGGCAGCCCGAAGAACTGCTGGAGGCCGTCCGCCAGGCCGCCGACGAGTACGACCGGCTGGCTGAGGCCGCTTCCGAACGCGAAACCCTGCTGCACGAGATCGAGGGCCTCAAGAGCCGGGTGACCTGCCTGGAATCGTTGGTGGAGCGATTAGCCGAGCACACCCCAGATTCGAGTCCAGGCCCCCGGGCGTCGTGA
- a CDS encoding PAS domain-containing sensor histidine kinase produces MASSFDASDREPGPAVEGAPASTGSRAADDEQQLMRQHHRMLQEGPQPFATIDMDRRLDYVNDAFCNLMGYSREELLGRSVVDLTDPHHRDATLDAHREILESGRRTTIVKRYHRKDGRLVPVELLIDARRDDQGRVDGFFAFITEISERIQAQEALAASERRARTIFEGIHDAVLVHDAAGRILDANRAASELLDYARGELTGMDLGRIDDAEFARGFRERLERVQEDGQLTSETTYRAKSGRTIPVEIITSTIEIDGQPAYLAIIRDITDRIALDRTRRRFAEVQMKSAQALEAKNRELTQSEERYRRLTEGSLDAIIVTDGGGRILLFNPSAEAVFGYEAPQVLGEPLHILIPSTARARGEETGPAVFDAAEILNKTVELTGRRHDGTEFPIEISFSQVSSGGRLEYVASIRDQTERQRMRAMLAHTDKLASIGLLSAGVAHEINNPLSYVANNLAVLRRDVKGLMEMLILAETTATSAERSPEAVEQLAAMSEEIDWPYIRQNLEPMLDRTMEGVRRVANIVQKMRGLARTSRPKWERASLTELIESALEMTRGRLKKDKIEVGVQNLGAECIDCVPSDISQVLLNLLINALQAVEAAGKSEGGRIDIETRTTGDWVEISVRDNGEGIAPDDVGRLFDPFFTTKPVGEGTGLGLAISHGIITGHGGRIEVESEPGRGTCFRILLPQSEGAPAGLRR; encoded by the coding sequence TTGGCTTCCAGCTTCGACGCCAGCGATCGAGAGCCCGGGCCGGCCGTGGAAGGCGCGCCGGCGTCAACCGGCTCGCGCGCTGCCGACGATGAGCAGCAGTTGATGCGGCAGCACCATCGGATGCTCCAGGAGGGCCCCCAGCCGTTCGCGACCATCGATATGGATCGTCGGCTCGACTACGTCAACGACGCCTTCTGCAACCTCATGGGCTACTCCCGCGAAGAGCTGCTCGGAAGGTCTGTGGTGGACCTGACCGATCCCCACCATCGCGACGCAACCCTCGATGCCCATCGTGAGATCCTGGAGAGCGGTCGGCGGACGACGATCGTCAAACGATATCACCGCAAGGACGGCCGGCTGGTGCCGGTGGAACTGCTCATCGACGCTCGCCGGGACGATCAGGGCCGAGTCGACGGGTTCTTCGCCTTCATCACCGAGATCAGCGAACGGATCCAGGCGCAGGAGGCTCTTGCGGCCTCTGAGCGACGGGCGCGGACGATCTTCGAAGGAATCCACGACGCCGTCCTCGTCCACGACGCCGCAGGCCGAATCCTCGACGCCAACCGAGCCGCCTCCGAGTTGCTCGACTACGCCCGAGGCGAGTTGACGGGGATGGACCTGGGCCGAATCGACGACGCTGAATTCGCCAGGGGCTTTCGAGAACGTCTGGAGCGAGTCCAGGAGGACGGACAACTCACCTCGGAGACCACCTACCGCGCCAAATCCGGTCGGACGATACCCGTCGAGATCATCACATCAACGATTGAGATCGACGGACAACCCGCCTACCTGGCGATCATCCGCGACATCACCGACCGGATCGCCCTGGATCGGACCCGCCGACGATTCGCTGAGGTTCAGATGAAGTCGGCCCAGGCGCTCGAGGCGAAGAATCGAGAGTTGACCCAGTCTGAGGAACGCTACCGCCGATTGACCGAGGGAAGCCTCGACGCGATCATCGTCACAGACGGCGGCGGCCGGATCCTCCTTTTCAACCCGTCGGCCGAGGCGGTCTTCGGCTACGAGGCTCCCCAGGTGCTGGGCGAGCCCTTGCACATTCTGATTCCCTCGACCGCAAGAGCACGCGGCGAGGAAACAGGGCCGGCCGTCTTCGACGCCGCCGAGATCCTCAACAAGACGGTCGAGTTGACGGGCCGCCGCCACGACGGGACTGAGTTCCCAATCGAGATCTCGTTCAGCCAGGTGTCGTCTGGAGGCCGGCTCGAATACGTCGCCTCGATTCGAGACCAGACCGAACGCCAGCGAATGCGGGCGATGCTCGCCCATACCGACAAGCTGGCCTCCATCGGCCTCCTGAGCGCCGGAGTCGCCCACGAGATCAACAACCCGCTCTCCTACGTCGCCAACAACCTGGCCGTCCTACGGCGCGACGTGAAAGGGCTGATGGAGATGTTGATCCTCGCCGAGACGACCGCAACCTCCGCCGAGCGATCCCCCGAGGCCGTCGAACAGCTCGCCGCGATGTCGGAGGAGATCGACTGGCCTTATATTCGTCAGAACCTTGAACCGATGCTCGATCGGACGATGGAGGGAGTGCGCCGGGTCGCCAATATCGTCCAGAAAATGCGCGGGTTGGCCCGGACTTCAAGGCCGAAATGGGAGCGGGCCTCCTTGACCGAACTGATCGAGAGCGCCCTGGAGATGACCCGCGGCCGCTTGAAGAAGGATAAAATCGAGGTAGGCGTTCAGAACCTGGGGGCGGAGTGCATCGACTGCGTGCCCTCGGACATCTCTCAGGTGCTCCTCAACCTCCTCATCAACGCCCTGCAGGCCGTCGAGGCCGCCGGCAAGTCGGAGGGGGGGCGGATCGACATCGAGACGAGGACGACCGGGGACTGGGTCGAGATCAGCGTCCGCGACAACGGCGAGGGAATCGCCCCCGATGACGTAGGTCGTCTCTTCGACCCCTTTTTCACCACCAAGCCGGTGGGCGAGGGGACCGGCCTGGGCCTGGCGATCAGCCACGGAATCATCACCGGCCACGGCGGCCGAATCGAGGTCGAGAGCGAGCCGGGGCGCGGCACTTGCTTCCGAATTCTTTTGCCGCAGTCGGAGGGGGCTCCGGCAGGCCTTCGTCGTTGA
- a CDS encoding hybrid sensor histidine kinase/response regulator, with product MKRRHTLLIVDDEVDVLESLRHQFHRTYKVLTAPNARAALDLLKENEVHILLSDQRMPGMSGDVLLAEARKLQPDAIRMLFTGYADIQAVINAVNEGHIFRYILKPWDAVELEGVIREAAEKYDLLSERKALIAELRDANARLVEANEELSRVDRLKTAFIEVASHEFNTPITLVLGLTELLRLSSSNRSDEDAEILRQITASGRQLSRLVTSMLTLLRAEDFRRTLQRRPVELASVIQGVVDQVRPFMHARGIRLALEIDPQLGDFEIDADKIAAALVNLMTNAIKFTPDRGDVALKARLDGPEGAVIEVEDHGVGIDPEAFRHLFEPFFTQLDPSCHSSGEFGFQKRGLGLGLSIARQFVEMHGGSVSAERLEAGGTLMTVHLPRHAKVESESSPPSTTIPASDDDGEASSST from the coding sequence ATGAAGCGGCGGCACACCCTTCTAATCGTCGACGATGAAGTGGACGTGCTCGAGAGCCTGCGCCACCAGTTCCATCGCACCTACAAGGTGCTGACTGCACCCAACGCTCGCGCCGCGCTGGACCTCTTGAAGGAGAACGAGGTCCACATCCTCCTCTCCGACCAGCGGATGCCCGGCATGTCGGGCGACGTCCTTCTCGCGGAGGCCCGCAAGCTCCAACCCGACGCCATCCGAATGCTCTTTACGGGGTACGCCGACATCCAGGCGGTGATCAACGCCGTAAACGAAGGCCACATCTTCCGGTACATCCTCAAGCCCTGGGACGCCGTCGAACTGGAGGGTGTGATTCGCGAGGCCGCGGAGAAATACGACCTTCTTTCCGAACGCAAGGCCCTGATTGCGGAGCTTCGCGACGCCAACGCCCGCCTCGTTGAGGCCAACGAGGAGTTGTCGCGCGTCGACCGGTTGAAAACGGCGTTCATCGAAGTCGCCAGCCACGAGTTCAACACGCCGATCACGCTCGTCCTGGGCCTGACCGAGCTTCTCCGCCTGTCGTCGAGCAATCGGTCTGACGAGGACGCTGAAATCCTGCGGCAGATCACGGCCAGCGGGCGACAGTTGTCCAGGTTGGTCACGAGCATGCTGACGCTCCTCCGCGCCGAGGATTTCCGCCGCACGCTGCAAAGACGGCCGGTCGAATTGGCGAGTGTGATTCAGGGGGTGGTCGATCAGGTTCGTCCGTTCATGCACGCCCGAGGGATCCGTCTTGCTCTGGAGATCGACCCACAGCTCGGCGACTTTGAGATCGACGCGGATAAGATCGCAGCGGCCCTTGTGAACCTGATGACCAACGCGATCAAATTCACTCCTGATCGCGGCGACGTGGCCTTGAAAGCGCGACTCGACGGCCCGGAGGGGGCTGTCATCGAGGTCGAGGACCACGGTGTCGGCATCGATCCGGAAGCATTCCGCCACCTGTTCGAGCCGTTCTTCACCCAACTCGACCCAAGTTGCCACTCGTCGGGTGAGTTTGGCTTTCAGAAGCGAGGTTTGGGTCTGGGTCTGAGCATCGCTCGGCAGTTCGTCGAGATGCACGGGGGTTCCGTCTCCGCCGAGAGGCTGGAAGCCGGCGGGACCCTGATGACCGTCCACCTTCCACGTCATGCGAAAGTGGAGTCCGAATCCTCACCACCCTCGACGACCATCCCCGCCTCAGACGATGATGGAGAGGCGTCGTCCTCGACTTAG
- a CDS encoding response regulator transcription factor produces MPTALIVEDEPEANKLLGMLIKLRGYRSASAFNGREALEHLEKATPDVLFLDLMLPDVDGFSVCRAAKSAKETCLIPVVVVSARIAERNRLDSFHAGADDFVPKPYMPDQIFDALKRAEGLREQAGRDRIEGSARFNATAADDTARKLARLRSLILGRTPLGQTDAGRINGVIERAEAAIESWSTAHPQAPAPTLDYELDSDRLVLDCRGIDWFEAPGETLAAEVGCFDEASVDRSEGRLTLVKRWA; encoded by the coding sequence ATGCCCACAGCTCTCATCGTCGAAGACGAACCAGAAGCCAACAAGCTCTTGGGAATGCTCATCAAGCTGCGCGGCTACCGTTCGGCCTCGGCGTTCAACGGCCGCGAGGCGCTGGAACACCTGGAGAAGGCGACCCCTGACGTCCTCTTCCTCGACTTGATGCTGCCGGACGTCGACGGTTTCTCGGTTTGCCGGGCCGCGAAGTCGGCCAAGGAAACCTGTCTCATACCCGTTGTGGTCGTCTCCGCTCGAATCGCCGAACGCAATCGGCTCGACAGCTTTCACGCCGGGGCCGACGACTTCGTCCCTAAGCCTTATATGCCCGACCAGATCTTCGACGCCCTCAAGCGAGCCGAGGGACTCCGCGAACAGGCCGGACGAGACCGGATCGAAGGCTCTGCTCGATTCAACGCCACGGCGGCCGACGATACAGCACGGAAACTGGCGCGGCTGAGAAGCCTCATTTTGGGTCGCACTCCGCTCGGCCAGACGGATGCGGGCCGCATCAACGGGGTGATCGAACGGGCGGAGGCAGCCATCGAGTCCTGGTCGACCGCCCATCCCCAGGCTCCGGCCCCCACGCTGGATTATGAGTTAGACTCGGATCGCCTGGTGCTCGACTGCCGGGGGATCGACTGGTTCGAAGCTCCGGGGGAGACGCTCGCTGCCGAGGTCGGCTGTTTCGACGAAGCCTCCGTCGACCGAAGCGAGGGCCGGCTCACGCTGGTC
- a CDS encoding (2Fe-2S) ferredoxin domain-containing protein, translating into MSVFTHHVFICGNVRGPGHARGCCDPDGRQTLKDAFKAELRKAGLGPLARANHAGCLDQCEHGPVVVIYPLGVWYGNVTIDDVPRIVSRTILGGEIIPELQISDECLNNPKCPHRAGGRPKG; encoded by the coding sequence ATGTCCGTCTTCACCCATCACGTATTCATTTGCGGAAACGTCCGCGGGCCCGGCCATGCTCGTGGTTGCTGCGATCCGGACGGCCGCCAGACGCTCAAGGATGCATTCAAGGCCGAGCTGAGGAAAGCCGGCCTGGGACCGTTGGCCCGAGCCAATCACGCCGGATGCCTTGACCAGTGCGAGCACGGCCCGGTGGTGGTGATTTACCCCCTGGGAGTCTGGTACGGCAACGTGACGATCGACGACGTTCCCAGGATCGTCTCCCGGACGATCCTCGGCGGCGAGATCATTCCGGAGCTTCAGATCTCCGACGAGTGTCTCAACAATCCCAAGTGTCCACATCGAGCCGGCGGTCGGCCGAAGGGGTGA
- the lgt gene encoding prolipoprotein diacylglyceryl transferase, with protein MRQVLFTIPFLGLKVYGYGAMLVLAFASSTWLAVRRARREKLDPELVLDMAFWLFAGGLIGARLFYCVQYWGRGIDSILDVFQFWKGGIVYYGGIFGGVSAFFLYNRVNPFPVRPYLDALAPSIAVGTLFGRLGCFLNGCCFGDVCHTALGVRFPQHTDPWNSEVRLGLIPPDAVYSLPLHPTQLYSALDALVLLIVLTAYYPLRRRDGEVLGVLMLAYPITRFLIEYLRNDEGIFFAGLTISQTISVCLLASAALYWFWLSRLPKGRYADLPVAHETEASALTAVGS; from the coding sequence ATGCGACAGGTTCTGTTCACGATCCCGTTCCTGGGACTGAAGGTCTACGGCTACGGGGCCATGCTCGTTCTGGCTTTCGCCTCGTCGACCTGGCTTGCCGTCCGTCGGGCGCGTCGCGAGAAACTTGATCCCGAACTCGTTCTGGACATGGCCTTCTGGCTGTTCGCGGGCGGCTTGATCGGCGCTCGTCTCTTCTACTGCGTCCAGTATTGGGGTCGCGGCATTGACAGCATCCTCGACGTCTTCCAGTTCTGGAAGGGGGGGATCGTCTATTACGGCGGCATCTTCGGCGGCGTATCGGCGTTCTTTCTCTACAACCGCGTCAACCCGTTCCCTGTCCGTCCTTACCTCGACGCGCTGGCCCCGTCGATCGCCGTCGGCACTCTCTTCGGCCGACTGGGATGCTTCCTCAACGGGTGTTGCTTCGGCGACGTCTGCCACACCGCGCTCGGCGTGCGTTTCCCTCAGCACACCGACCCCTGGAATTCTGAGGTCCGTCTGGGACTGATCCCCCCGGATGCGGTTTACTCTCTCCCGCTCCATCCGACTCAACTCTACTCGGCGCTTGACGCGCTCGTGCTCCTCATCGTCCTGACTGCGTACTATCCGCTCCGCCGTCGTGACGGCGAGGTGCTTGGCGTTCTCATGCTCGCCTATCCGATCACCCGATTCCTCATCGAATACCTTCGCAACGACGAAGGGATTTTCTTCGCCGGCCTGACGATCTCCCAAACGATCAGCGTCTGCCTGCTCGCCTCGGCGGCGCTGTACTGGTTCTGGCTCTCACGCCTGCCGAAGGGGCGATACGCGGATCTCCCGGTCGCGCACGAGACCGAGGCTTCCGCCCTGACCGCTGTCGGCTCCTGA
- the panC gene encoding pantoate--beta-alanine ligase produces MQVATTIPSARQLVEQAREDGRRIGLVPTMGALHRGHVALVEECRRLADFTAVSIFVNPAQFGPGEDYDRYPRMLEEDLRKCEAAGVDLVFKPSAEEMYPRGVPKATFVEVPGLSHVLEGEIRPTHFRGVATVVLALFEIIRPDVAVFGQKDYQQQALIRRMVEDLHMPVEVVSHQTVRESDGLALSSRNAYLDAEQRRGSVALYKALEAACKAVAGGESDADRVRQILRSPIESEVGATLDYAEVVDAETLESLERIEPGRASVALLAARFGKTRLIDNARLTE; encoded by the coding sequence ATGCAGGTGGCGACCACGATCCCCTCGGCGCGCCAACTCGTCGAGCAGGCTCGCGAGGACGGCCGACGGATCGGCCTCGTCCCAACGATGGGGGCTCTGCATCGGGGCCACGTCGCGCTGGTGGAGGAATGCCGGCGGCTGGCCGATTTCACGGCCGTCTCAATCTTCGTCAACCCCGCCCAATTCGGCCCGGGCGAGGACTACGATCGCTATCCTCGGATGCTGGAAGAGGACCTCCGAAAGTGCGAGGCCGCCGGCGTCGACCTGGTTTTCAAGCCCTCGGCCGAGGAGATGTACCCTCGCGGCGTCCCCAAAGCGACCTTCGTTGAGGTTCCCGGGCTCTCACACGTCCTGGAAGGGGAGATTCGGCCGACCCATTTTCGAGGTGTGGCGACCGTCGTCCTCGCTCTCTTCGAGATCATTCGACCAGACGTCGCCGTGTTCGGCCAGAAGGATTACCAGCAACAGGCCCTCATTCGGCGGATGGTCGAGGATCTTCACATGCCCGTGGAGGTCGTCTCCCACCAGACCGTCCGCGAGTCGGACGGTCTGGCGCTCAGCAGCCGCAACGCCTATCTGGACGCCGAGCAGCGCCGGGGATCTGTTGCGCTATACAAGGCGCTTGAGGCGGCGTGCAAGGCGGTCGCCGGCGGCGAGTCGGACGCCGACCGGGTTCGACAGATTCTGCGTTCCCCGATAGAATCCGAAGTGGGGGCGACCCTCGATTACGCCGAGGTCGTGGACGCCGAGACGCTGGAATCGCTCGAACGCATCGAGCCCGGTCGGGCCTCGGTGGCCTTGCTGGCCGCGCGGTTCGGCAAGACCCGCCTCATCGACAACGCCCGCCTGACGGAGTGA
- the panD gene encoding aspartate 1-decarboxylase, which yields MQLKVLRSKLHLATITRSDLYYHGSLTIDPDLMDSVGLLPYEAILVSNVATGDRAETYILPGVRGSGAIELNGAMARLGAVGDRVIVMAFAMIEAAEAEAHQPRVVALDSKNRITQRIDYPPLGEASDAPFQNGREAWAEMI from the coding sequence ATGCAGCTCAAGGTGCTCAGGAGCAAGCTCCATCTCGCCACAATCACCCGGAGCGACCTGTATTACCACGGCAGCCTGACGATCGACCCCGATCTCATGGACTCCGTTGGTCTGCTGCCCTATGAGGCGATCCTCGTCTCGAACGTCGCCACGGGAGATCGGGCCGAGACCTACATCCTGCCCGGCGTGCGAGGCTCCGGGGCCATCGAGCTGAACGGAGCGATGGCCAGGCTCGGCGCCGTGGGGGATCGTGTCATCGTCATGGCGTTCGCCATGATCGAGGCGGCCGAGGCGGAGGCCCATCAGCCCCGGGTCGTCGCCCTCGACTCCAAGAACCGGATCACCCAGAGGATCGATTATCCGCCGCTGGGCGAGGCGTCCGACGCGCCCTTCCAGAACGGTAGGGAAGCCTGGGCCGAGATGATCTAA